A stretch of DNA from Pseudoalteromonas ruthenica:
GAAGCGCGGCGCAGCGCATCAACCATGACGATTAATTCCATCAGGTTGTCGTTGGTCGGCGCACAGGTAGACTGGATAATAAAAACGTCCGAGCCACGGACGTTTTCATTAATAGATACACTGATTTCACCGTCGCTAAAACGACCAACTTCGGCATCGCCTAGTTCGATATATAAACGTTTTGCAACTTTTTGAGCTAGGTCAGGCGTTGCATTACCAGCGAAGAGCTTCATGTCTGGCACGGTAGGGTTCCTCGGGCACTGAAATTTTGGACTAACATGCAAGTGAATTTGCAGGCTAACTTAAACACTTTACTTCTACATTAGTTTAAACCAAGCGCTGTATGAGCAGGAGATTGATTTAAACTTTTGGCAACAAAGCCTTGCCACTCGGTGGGCAGCTTTTCTAGAACGTCTAACGCTGCGCGCTCGCTATCGAACGCGGCGAAACAACACGCCCCAGTGCCAGTCATTCTCGACGGGGCGTATTTTAGCAACCACTGCAGTGTTTTTTCAACCTCGCTGTAGAGCTTTTTGACCAGTGCTTCACAGTCATTTCTATGCTCTGCATGCTGCCATTGCTGTGGTAGGGGGGCGCTATCTCGAGGTAAATCAGGGTGGCCAAATACCGCTGCGGTGCTTATATGCACTTGTGGATGTACTACCAAATACCAGTGTTGTGGTACATCAACCGCTTGTAATTGTTCACCAACCCCTCGCGCTAGGGCACTGCGCCCGCCTATAAACACGGGCACATCGGCACCGAGTTGAATGCCTAATTCTGCTAGCTCATCCAGGCTCAGCTTGTTGCCCCACAGTGAATTAAGAGCAAGTAGGGTTGTTGCTGCATCCGATGAACCACCGCCGACGCCGCCGCCCATAGGCAATCGCTTGTCGATATCAATATTCACTCCGCACACTTCGAGACCACGCTGCTGATAGGCTTGGCGCAAAAGTTCGCCAGCGCGGAAAATAAGGTTATCCTCGTTGGCCACGCCATTCATTGGCGCCAACTCGAGGCGTGAGTCTTGGCGTGGTTGAAAGTGCAACTCATCGCCGTGGTCAAGAAAAGTGAAAAGGGTTTCCAATTCATGATAGCCGTCATCCCGACGCCCCGTTATATGCAAAAACAAATTAAGTTTAGCCGGTGCTATCACGCTAAGTGCACAAGAGTTCATTGCAGTTGCCATTCATTAATTAATAACTTCACGCGCAGAGTATCGTGGCTCAGGGTGATACGCGTGGGTAGCCAAACGCCCTGAATAGCCTCGTAATTTTGGTAACGAATCTGCCACTGACGATTATCCGGGCTCAGCCAGCTGGCGCTACGTACGCGTTGTTGTTGATCAAACTGAGCTGACTCGGCGTCGTAGGCCGCTAACAGCCATTGTTCTGGGGTATCTAAAGGTAACAGCCAACCGCTTAAACGATACACTAAGCTCTGTGCGTTATGTCCTTGATATTGTTCGCCATCGATATCCAGCTCAACGATATAGGGGTGGCGTTTTAAGCGCAAAACGTTGGTGCCGATAAAGGTGTTTAAATCGAGGCTGTATTCATCGCCTTGTTGTTGCCAAACAAAATTAGCTGATTGCCGCTTCTGTGGTGAAATAAACGCCATTTTACCTTCACTGCGAAAGTGTTTTATTTGCTTGAGGGAGGTGCGCCAAGTGTCGCTAGGTGGTGTGGATTCCGGGATTGTTTGTACACAGCCTGTGAGAAACAAAAAAAACACCAGCAAAATCAATCGAAAGTTAATCAAATGTCTTTCCCGCCTTTCCTTATTCGCTTGATTTTCGTAAAATTATTCGCTTGAAGCAGGTTCAGACCAATGTTATTGCAAGCGATTTTCATTTAGCGTCGACGAATTCGTTTACTGCCATCGATAAAATCTGTTTGGCAGAAGCTATCCATCTATGCGCTAATTTAAAGAATGAGTAAGTATTTAATAAAATTGGTTGTTAAGCAATAGTTGTCCACCATGACCATAGTCGCACTGGGTATTAATCACAAAACAGCATCGGTTGATTTGCGCGAGAGAGTAGCCTTCTCTCCTGAACAACTTGACCGTGCACTACGGCAACTCACAATGCAAGATGAGTTTGCC
This window harbors:
- the ispE gene encoding 4-(cytidine 5'-diphospho)-2-C-methyl-D-erythritol kinase; translation: MNSCALSVIAPAKLNLFLHITGRRDDGYHELETLFTFLDHGDELHFQPRQDSRLELAPMNGVANEDNLIFRAGELLRQAYQQRGLEVCGVNIDIDKRLPMGGGVGGGSSDAATTLLALNSLWGNKLSLDELAELGIQLGADVPVFIGGRSALARGVGEQLQAVDVPQHWYLVVHPQVHISTAAVFGHPDLPRDSAPLPQQWQHAEHRNDCEALVKKLYSEVEKTLQWLLKYAPSRMTGTGACCFAAFDSERAALDVLEKLPTEWQGFVAKSLNQSPAHTALGLN
- the lolB gene encoding lipoprotein insertase outer membrane protein LolB; amino-acid sequence: MINFRLILLVFFLFLTGCVQTIPESTPPSDTWRTSLKQIKHFRSEGKMAFISPQKRQSANFVWQQQGDEYSLDLNTFIGTNVLRLKRHPYIVELDIDGEQYQGHNAQSLVYRLSGWLLPLDTPEQWLLAAYDAESAQFDQQQRVRSASWLSPDNRQWQIRYQNYEAIQGVWLPTRITLSHDTLRVKLLINEWQLQ